One Cucurbita pepo subsp. pepo cultivar mu-cu-16 chromosome LG20, ASM280686v2, whole genome shotgun sequence genomic window carries:
- the LOC111782477 gene encoding tobamovirus multiplication protein 1 — translation MARLQLNLTTAMEMGVTASSWWNDINESTFWQDRIFYSLCAIYALVSAVALIQLIRIELRVPEYGWTTQKVFHLMNFIVNGVRAIVFGLHKQVFLLQPKVLLLLLLELPGLLFFSTYTLLVLFWAEIYHQARSLPTDKLRTVYISVNSVIYLIQVCIWIYIGVDDNSLVEFIGKIFIAVVSFIAAVGFLIYGGRLFFMLRRFPIESKGRRKKLHEVGSVTAICFTCFLIRCFVVALSAFDANASLDVLEHPLLNFIYYSLVEILPSALVLYILRKLPPKRISAQYHPIR, via the exons ATGGCGAGACTGCAGCTGAACTTGACGACGGCCATGGAGATGGGCGTTACGGCATCTAGCTGGTGGAATGACATCAACGAATCTACTTTTTGGCAGGATCGGATTTTCTACTCTCTCTGTGCTATATACGCGCTAGTCTCCGCCGTTGCTTTG ATTCAATTGATTAGGATTGAACTGAGAGTTCCTGAATATGGTTGGACAACACAGAAGGTTTTCCATCTAATGAACTTCATCGTCAATGGAG TACGCGCAATTGTGTTTGGGCTCCACAAGCAAGTGTTTCTTTTGCAACCAAAA GTTCTACTGTTGTTATTATTGGAACTTCCtggtcttctttttttctcaacGTACACACTCCTGGTCCTCTTCTGGGCAGAGATATACCACCAG GCAAGAAGTCTGCCAACAGATAAACTAAGAACAGTTTACATTTCAGTCAACAGTGTGATATATCTTATACAG GTTTGCATTTGGATTTACATCGGGGTGGATGACAACAGCCTGGTGGAATTCATTGGAAAAATTTTCATTGCAG tGGTGTCGTTCATAGCTGCAGTAGGCTTCTTGATATATGGTGGAAG ATTATTTTTCATGCTTAGACGTTTTCCGATTGAATCTAAAGggagaaggaagaaacttCATGAG GTTGGATCTGTAACCGCCATATGCTTCACCTGCTTCCTCATTCGATGCTTTGTG GTTGCTTTATCCGCTTTTGATGCAAATGCATCACTTGACGTTTTAGAACACCCCCTTCTGAATTTCATCTACTACTCG TTGGTCGAAATTCTGCCTTCAGCATTAGTTCTTTACATATTACGCAAATTGCCTCCTAAGAGAATATCAGCTCAATACCACCCCATTCGCTAG